The Streptomonospora litoralis genome window below encodes:
- a CDS encoding SDR family NAD(P)-dependent oxidoreductase, protein MDKGGGAAEVALVTDGDTGVGREIVRSLAAAGLTVYLGTDDVERGRAAAAAMRGDVRVVALDVTDDAEVAAAARRIEDESGRLDVLVNNAGVVVEWGVPTDEISAALLLASYEVNVVGVVEVTSACVPLLRRSRAGRVVNLSSLLGSMTFLADADNPIAQRGLQAYTSSKAAVNAITLVYADALRADGILVDAVSPGRLATGPTAAAQFTRSRTTLAEAAQGPVERALLADAGVGGGDPAPGTGEDPAPASR, encoded by the coding sequence ATGGACAAGGGCGGCGGTGCGGCCGAAGTGGCGCTCGTGACGGACGGTGATACGGGTGTCGGCCGGGAAATCGTGCGCAGCCTGGCCGCGGCGGGACTGACCGTCTACCTGGGTACCGACGACGTCGAGCGGGGCCGGGCGGCGGCCGCGGCGATGCGCGGCGACGTGCGCGTGGTGGCCCTGGACGTCACCGACGACGCCGAGGTCGCCGCCGCGGCGCGGCGGATCGAAGACGAGTCCGGCCGCCTCGACGTCCTCGTCAACAACGCGGGCGTGGTCGTCGAGTGGGGCGTGCCCACCGACGAGATCTCCGCGGCGCTGCTGCTCGCCTCCTACGAGGTGAACGTGGTCGGCGTGGTCGAGGTGACCTCGGCCTGCGTTCCGCTGCTGCGCCGGTCGCGGGCCGGGCGGGTGGTGAACCTGTCGAGCCTGCTCGGCTCGATGACGTTCCTCGCCGACGCCGACAACCCGATCGCGCAGCGCGGTCTGCAGGCCTACACCTCGTCCAAGGCCGCGGTGAACGCGATCACCCTCGTCTACGCGGACGCGCTGCGGGCGGACGGGATCCTCGTCGACGCGGTGAGCCCAGGCCGCCTGGCCACCGGACCCACCGCGGCCGCGCAGTTCACCCGCAGCCGCACCACCCTCGCGGAGGCCGCGCAGGGGCCGGTCGAACGGGCGCTGCTCGCCGACGCCGGCGTCGGGGGCGGCGACCCGGCGCCGGGCACCGGCGAGGACCCCGCCCCCGCCTCGCGGTAG
- a CDS encoding DMT family transporter, whose protein sequence is MSLHPARPRAAGTAAEPPATPAPAEQAEAPAATRPHPVIDWRLKFLLLAVVWGTSFMFIGLAGEYLPPIQITLGRMLTGLIPLAGFLLLRGGSLPRDPRSWLHLSVTAFFLNVVPFTLFGYAGQLIPSALNGICNAATPLFVLLFSLLLLPDERPTRMRLAGLLVGFAGVLVVFGVWTGFAGAGAGGMLMAVGATVCYGVGTPYLRRFVAGAGHSSLELATAQLLTGTVQISIAALLFTDAPAALPLPVIAAVASLGALGTGVAYVLQYAVIREAGATVASTVTYLVPVVAIGAGVLLLDEHLAWNEPLGALIVITGAALAQYRRRRSKAAVPTGDRP, encoded by the coding sequence ATGAGCCTCCACCCCGCGCGGCCGCGCGCTGCCGGAACCGCCGCCGAACCCCCCGCCACCCCCGCGCCCGCAGAACAGGCCGAGGCCCCCGCGGCCACCCGCCCGCACCCCGTCATCGACTGGCGGCTGAAGTTCCTGCTGCTGGCGGTGGTCTGGGGCACCAGCTTCATGTTCATCGGTCTGGCCGGCGAGTACCTCCCGCCGATCCAGATCACGCTGGGGCGGATGCTCACCGGCCTGATCCCGCTCGCCGGGTTCCTGCTGCTGCGCGGCGGCAGCCTGCCGCGCGACCCGCGCAGCTGGCTGCATCTGTCGGTCACGGCGTTCTTCCTCAACGTCGTGCCGTTCACTCTGTTCGGCTACGCGGGTCAGCTGATCCCCTCCGCGCTGAACGGGATCTGCAATGCGGCCACCCCGCTGTTCGTCCTGCTGTTCTCGCTGCTGCTGCTCCCCGACGAGCGCCCCACCCGCATGCGGCTGGCAGGACTGCTCGTCGGGTTCGCGGGCGTCCTGGTCGTCTTCGGCGTGTGGACGGGCTTCGCCGGGGCGGGCGCGGGGGGCATGCTGATGGCCGTCGGCGCGACCGTCTGCTACGGCGTCGGCACGCCCTACCTGCGCCGCTTCGTCGCGGGCGCCGGCCACTCGTCGCTGGAGTTGGCCACCGCGCAACTGCTCACCGGAACGGTGCAGATCTCGATCGCGGCCCTGCTCTTCACGGACGCCCCGGCGGCGCTGCCGCTGCCGGTGATCGCCGCCGTCGCCTCCCTGGGCGCACTGGGCACCGGGGTCGCCTACGTCCTGCAGTACGCGGTTATCCGCGAGGCGGGAGCCACGGTCGCGTCCACGGTGACCTACCTCGTCCCGGTCGTGGCGATCGGCGCGGGCGTGCTGCTGCTCGACGAGCACCTGGCCTGGAACGAGCCGCTCGGCGCACTGATCGTCATCACCGGCGCGGCCTTGGCCCAATACCGTCGGCGCAGGAGCAAGGCCGCCGTACCTACAGGTGATCGCCCTTGA
- a CDS encoding DUF2637 domain-containing protein, which produces MPAWMSHVPWWVIAAAAVVLVVAVIAGLRALLARRATRPTAGGSGLHSGYLVATVLIASAALMLILVAFTMSYAALYESATWLADTQLTAINGGDLRFLFPLGIDAVIVYFLAMDLVMEWQGRRHPLNRWSAYGLSAITIVLNVAQGEGTTSSYLGHAGPPVVIILIAEGVAAWVRHLAGLAHGGASDRIPFGRWLAHPLSTLKVARLMLGSGITSYPDALEREQQRQLAYAMLREQYARRWRRATPRHLKWMLDNGYDLPTAFTIIRAMTASRVAMTAAEARSLLGEPADAPAPAPQAADRPVWRAAEISESYAAAPARRAARGRRTAADAGPADGGPAEGAARGTTREQPRDDRSDQGDRGYTPVLFQEPGPAPWPPRGEEAAAAPDVAARVAANGAAHERTGNTAAPERTVPSDAAIRAAEAQTGPPRRDESEPAAEAEPPAEPEPAAAPAREPRTEPAAPARSGLEPEPTPEADYAPEPQPAPEAEAQAAPDAQAEEEIAEPAPRRPPVPRISSQERRQQVRNLLETVPDISADEIAGHLGLSPRTVRRYLQEIIDTASGDGDYRIEEGEDGQPRMVQTAYGA; this is translated from the coding sequence ATGCCTGCGTGGATGTCCCACGTGCCCTGGTGGGTGATCGCCGCGGCCGCGGTTGTCCTGGTGGTGGCCGTCATCGCCGGGCTGCGCGCCCTGCTCGCCCGGCGCGCCACCCGCCCCACCGCCGGCGGCTCCGGCCTGCACAGCGGCTACCTCGTGGCCACCGTCCTGATCGCCTCTGCCGCGCTGATGCTCATCCTCGTCGCGTTCACGATGAGCTACGCCGCGCTGTACGAATCGGCGACCTGGCTGGCCGACACCCAGTTGACCGCCATCAACGGCGGCGACCTGCGGTTCCTGTTCCCGCTGGGCATCGACGCCGTCATCGTCTACTTCCTGGCCATGGACCTGGTCATGGAGTGGCAGGGGCGGCGCCACCCGCTCAACCGGTGGTCGGCCTACGGGCTCTCGGCCATCACCATCGTGCTCAACGTCGCCCAAGGCGAGGGCACCACCTCCTCCTACCTGGGCCACGCCGGGCCGCCGGTCGTCATCATCCTGATCGCCGAGGGCGTGGCCGCCTGGGTGCGCCACCTGGCCGGGCTCGCCCACGGCGGCGCGTCCGACCGCATTCCCTTCGGACGCTGGCTCGCCCACCCCCTCTCCACGCTCAAGGTCGCGCGGCTGATGCTGGGCTCGGGCATCACGTCCTACCCGGATGCCCTGGAGCGCGAGCAGCAGCGCCAACTGGCCTATGCGATGCTGCGCGAGCAGTACGCGCGCCGCTGGCGCCGTGCCACCCCGCGCCACCTCAAGTGGATGCTCGACAACGGTTACGACCTGCCCACGGCTTTCACCATCATCCGCGCAATGACCGCCTCCCGGGTGGCCATGACCGCCGCGGAGGCCCGCTCCCTCCTGGGCGAACCGGCCGACGCACCGGCTCCTGCTCCGCAGGCCGCCGACCGGCCCGTGTGGCGGGCCGCGGAGATCTCCGAGTCCTACGCCGCCGCGCCCGCAAGGCGCGCGGCCCGCGGACGGCGCACAGCCGCCGACGCCGGTCCGGCCGACGGCGGTCCGGCGGAAGGTGCGGCGCGCGGAACCACCCGGGAACAGCCGCGGGACGATCGAAGCGACCAGGGCGACCGCGGTTACACGCCGGTGCTGTTCCAGGAGCCGGGACCTGCGCCGTGGCCGCCGCGCGGCGAGGAGGCCGCCGCCGCGCCGGACGTTGCGGCGCGGGTCGCGGCCAACGGCGCAGCGCACGAGCGAACCGGGAACACCGCCGCCCCGGAGCGCACCGTCCCATCCGATGCGGCGATACGAGCAGCGGAGGCGCAGACGGGGCCGCCGCGGCGCGACGAAAGCGAACCGGCCGCGGAAGCGGAGCCGCCGGCAGAACCGGAGCCGGCGGCCGCGCCCGCGCGGGAGCCCCGTACCGAACCGGCGGCCCCCGCCCGGTCCGGCCTTGAGCCGGAACCCACGCCGGAGGCCGATTACGCGCCCGAGCCCCAACCCGCGCCGGAGGCCGAAGCGCAAGCCGCGCCCGATGCGCAAGCCGAAGAGGAAATCGCCGAACCCGCTCCGCGACGGCCCCCCGTCCCCCGCATCAGCTCGCAGGAACGGCGCCAGCAGGTGCGCAATCTACTGGAGACCGTCCCCGACATCAGCGCGGACGAGATCGCCGGGCACCTCGGTTTGAGTCCGCGCACGGTGCGGCGCTACCTGCAGGAGATCATCGACACGGCGTCGGGTGACGGCGATTACCGCATAGAGGAGGGCGAGGACGGCCAGCCCCGTATGGTGCAGACCGCCTACGGAGCCTGA
- a CDS encoding DUF397 domain-containing protein has product MSELAWHTSSFSAPDNANCVEVAESWDEVKVRDTQNRAAGHLVVPVSEWSAFLADVKGDHL; this is encoded by the coding sequence ATGAGTGAACTTGCTTGGCACACCAGTAGTTTCAGCGCGCCCGATAACGCCAACTGCGTAGAGGTCGCGGAGTCGTGGGATGAGGTGAAGGTTCGCGATACCCAGAACCGGGCCGCCGGTCACCTGGTGGTTCCGGTCTCCGAGTGGTCCGCGTTCCTCGCTGACGTCAAGGGCGATCACCTGTAG
- a CDS encoding helix-turn-helix domain-containing protein: MSETPNKVWSRWGDELRKNRQRAGKTQAELASCVKISRPQLGKLEAGTRTPSLDISGALDDSLATGGVLQHLWGELHAREEIPREWRDFVILERQATEIREYQPLMVPGLLQTEGYARTLLQQGSVDDDDEHVERLVQARMERLGALQRTPLTFVVDQPALERVVGTKDIMRAQLSSILRLSSRRIRVSVVPNHSPQRPLVGGSFRIMALPSGGMVAHCEHLLGQVVVNSPKDVGKMLRYFDHLQSEALSPGASRDLIQRMRGDLG, from the coding sequence ATGAGCGAGACGCCGAATAAGGTGTGGTCACGTTGGGGCGATGAACTTCGGAAGAACCGTCAGCGAGCTGGAAAGACGCAGGCCGAACTGGCGAGTTGCGTAAAAATAAGCCGCCCCCAGCTGGGTAAGTTAGAGGCGGGAACTCGTACCCCATCGCTCGACATTTCGGGCGCCCTTGACGATTCCCTTGCTACAGGAGGCGTCCTCCAGCATCTGTGGGGCGAGCTTCATGCTCGTGAAGAAATACCCCGAGAGTGGCGGGACTTCGTGATCTTGGAGCGGCAAGCGACGGAGATACGGGAGTACCAGCCGCTCATGGTTCCTGGCTTGCTCCAGACAGAGGGTTACGCGCGAACGCTTCTGCAGCAGGGCAGCGTGGATGACGACGACGAGCATGTCGAGCGGCTAGTGCAAGCTCGGATGGAGCGCCTTGGCGCGTTGCAACGGACCCCCTTGACCTTCGTGGTGGACCAACCGGCTTTGGAACGAGTGGTTGGAACGAAAGACATCATGCGCGCGCAGTTGAGCTCCATCCTCCGGCTCAGCAGTCGACGAATCCGCGTTTCGGTTGTCCCGAATCACTCTCCACAGCGGCCGCTTGTAGGGGGGAGCTTCCGGATCATGGCTTTGCCGTCGGGTGGCATGGTTGCCCACTGCGAGCACCTGTTGGGTCAGGTTGTCGTGAACAGCCCTAAGGATGTGGGGAAGATGCTGCGCTACTTCGACCATCTACAATCGGAGGCGTTGTCACCTGGCGCGTCGCGAGACCTGATACAGCGGATGAGAGGCGACCTCGGATGA
- a CDS encoding aldehyde dehydrogenase family protein, producing the protein MSEGQRPEPYPRFDRMPLGGEWRPGGSEHTLTDVAPYDDKPLAEIRLADARDVDRAFRAAKQAQRSWADTPAGERAEVFLRAMAVMDARKDEIVDWLVAETGGIRERAEFEWSLVRAGMAEVVSYPTRVAGRILPGTLPGKENRVYRQPLGVVSVISPWNFPLQLSNRSVAPALALGNAVVLKPAGDTPVTGGLLLARIYEEAGLPPGLLNVAIGRSSEIGDALVTHEIPQLVSFTGSTAVGEGIAKKAPLKRRALELGGNGPLVVLGDADVERAVDAAVFGSYYHQGQICMATNRVIADAAVHDDLVERMRERVRALRTGDPADPRTQIGPVVNDSQRDGILDKVARAVDDGAELLLSGEPAGPAGRVVPPHLLVGGNGVATAAEEVFGPVATVVRARDEEDALALANATEYGLSSAVYTGDAERGVRFAQRVEAGMTHVNDTTVNDEPNTAFGGEKASGIGRFGGEWAIDEFTRDHWISVQHTFRDLPLRTG; encoded by the coding sequence ATGTCCGAAGGTCAGCGGCCGGAGCCCTACCCGAGGTTCGACCGGATGCCGCTCGGCGGCGAATGGCGGCCGGGCGGCTCGGAACACACGCTCACCGACGTCGCCCCCTACGACGACAAGCCCCTCGCCGAGATCCGCCTCGCCGACGCCCGCGACGTCGACCGCGCGTTCCGCGCCGCGAAGCAGGCCCAGCGCTCCTGGGCCGACACCCCGGCCGGCGAGCGCGCCGAGGTGTTCCTGCGGGCGATGGCGGTCATGGACGCGCGCAAGGACGAGATCGTCGACTGGCTCGTCGCCGAGACCGGTGGAATCCGCGAGCGCGCCGAGTTCGAGTGGAGCCTGGTCCGCGCGGGCATGGCCGAGGTCGTCTCCTATCCCACGCGGGTCGCGGGGCGCATCCTCCCCGGCACGCTGCCCGGCAAGGAGAACCGGGTCTACCGGCAGCCGCTCGGCGTCGTCTCGGTGATCAGTCCGTGGAACTTCCCGCTGCAGCTCTCGAACCGGTCGGTGGCACCCGCCCTAGCGCTGGGCAATGCGGTCGTGCTCAAACCCGCCGGAGACACACCCGTAACCGGCGGCCTGCTGCTCGCCCGCATCTACGAGGAGGCGGGCCTGCCGCCCGGACTGCTCAACGTGGCCATTGGCAGGAGCAGCGAGATCGGCGACGCCCTCGTCACCCACGAGATACCGCAGCTGGTCTCGTTCACCGGCTCGACGGCCGTCGGTGAAGGCATCGCGAAGAAGGCGCCGTTGAAGCGGCGCGCCCTGGAACTGGGCGGCAACGGTCCGCTGGTCGTGCTCGGCGACGCCGACGTGGAGCGCGCGGTCGACGCCGCCGTCTTCGGCTCCTACTACCACCAGGGCCAGATCTGCATGGCCACCAACCGGGTGATCGCCGACGCGGCGGTGCACGACGACCTGGTCGAGCGCATGAGGGAGCGCGTCCGCGCGCTGCGCACCGGGGACCCCGCCGATCCGCGGACGCAGATCGGCCCCGTCGTCAACGACAGCCAGCGCGACGGCATCCTCGACAAAGTCGCCCGCGCCGTCGACGACGGTGCCGAGCTGCTGCTGTCGGGGGAACCCGCCGGCCCGGCCGGCCGCGTCGTGCCTCCCCACCTGCTGGTGGGCGGCAACGGTGTAGCCACCGCGGCCGAGGAGGTGTTCGGTCCGGTGGCGACCGTGGTGCGGGCGCGCGACGAGGAGGACGCGCTGGCTCTGGCCAACGCCACCGAGTACGGTCTCTCCAGCGCTGTCTACACCGGCGACGCCGAGCGGGGCGTGCGTTTCGCGCAGCGCGTCGAAGCCGGTATGACCCACGTGAACGACACCACGGTCAACGACGAGCCCAACACGGCGTTCGGCGGCGAGAAGGCGTCGGGCATCGGCCGCTTCGGCGGCGAATGGGCGATCGACGAGTTCACCCGCGACCACTGGATCAGCGTCCAGCACACCTTCCGCGACCTGCCGCTGCGCACCGGGTAG